The genomic stretch CAAATCGGCAGGTCGCTTCGGTGAGGTGGTGATTGGGCGAAGCGAAGAACTCAGTTGGAAGAATCTCAGAAAAGTAAATTTGGTTCTCCATGGGCCGGCGGTTTTCAAAGCTGTACTCCCGTCCTTCGAATTGGCAAATGGTTTTGGAATTGAGCTTCACCACACTGTCCGAACCTCGGACGGAGTACCCGTCAAAAGATAGGGAATCCAGACTCGATATTTTGAGATTCTGGTCCAAATCGGTCAAAATCTGAACGCTGTTGTCCTTGGCATGAACAATACTTGGTGCCCGTATTTTAAGTTCGGGTGGGGTCGCCAGGCTTGCTGACGGGTCGCTTTTGTCCGAAGTACAGGACTCAAGTCCGAGACTGAGTCCGAAAATCAGGAATATTAAGGTCGATTTCTTGCTTAGTTTCATAGTTCACCTCCATTGAAGGTCAACCTGAGCAAGACTAAGGCCAGCTACCAGTAGGGTGCGTCCACAGAAACATCTCCTAAAACATACGCCTGGCAACTCAGTCTTTCCCCGGCCGGAATGGCAAGTTCGTTCTTGCGACGGGTCTCGACCATGGTTTCGGCCGAAAGATTCTCGCTGCCGGAAACGACTTGGACTCGACACCTGCCACAGACACCCTCGCCACCACAAGAACTAGCTACTGGACGTCCGGCCGAGAGCAAGGATTCCATTAAGGTGGCCTTTGCCTGCGAAGTGATCTTAAATTGGCTACGAGCGAGCGTAATTGTTGCCATGAAACAAGCCTATCAGGTGTGAAGGCCGGGTCTACCAAAATCAATGGGCAACAGTTGGCCGGGTGAAATCAATGTGCTAGGCTTTTCTATATGGGAACCGGTGATAAAAGCATGGCAGTACTTGGTGCAAGTCGCGGATTTGGTCGCGCCTTTTGTCATCGCATTTGGGATGATTCGGAAGATCGCAAACTTCTCCTCATGGCACGTAAGGCGGAGCTCCTTCAGGAACTCAAAGACGACCTCAACGATGCAGAAAAACACCAAAATACTAAGCCAAATCTGGTGGAGTATTTTGCTTGCGATTTTTCCAGTGAAGCAGGACAGATTCAGGCCTTTCACCAATTGGAGCTTTTTCACCCGCAACGGATTTTTTATTTTGCCGGCGGCGGACCCTATGGGGCATTTGAGAAAAAGTCCTGGAAGGACCATGTGTGGGCATGGACGGTCACATTTGTGTTTGCAGCGCGAGTCGTTCACTGGGCTATGCAACATGAAGTGGAGCAGGTGGTCCTGATTGGCTCAGCTATTTCGGAGGCGCAGGGAGATCCGAGAGCCGCGAGTTACAGTTCGGCCAAGCATGGCCTATTGGGTCTGGTGCGTTCTATCCATTTGGAGAACCCTGCATTTGATTTAAGGGTATTCAGCCCTGGCTACATGGACACGGACCTGTTGCCCGCACACGCACCCCCGCGTCATTCGGAGGAAATGAAATCCCCTGAAGAGGTGGTGGAGGTTTTGTGGAAATGGGTCAATGAAGAAAGCCAGACCTACCACTACGTCTTTGCCTGATGACTCTCTGGACATTGCTTTTTCCTTTTGATTGGCTAAACTAGCCCGACCTAATTTTGCCTTTGCGAAGGAGATCACGTGAGTGAGACGAACGTTAAAGATGTGGTGATTATTGGTTCTGGTCCTGCCGGCTTGACTGCGGCCATTTACACGGCACGGGCGAATTTGAATCCTCTGGTTATTGAGGGTGAGGAATCTGGCGGCCAATTGATGACCACAAACGATGTGGAGAACTTTCCTGGATTTCCAGAAGGTGTGACTGGGCCAGAACTCATGTCCTTAGTCCGCAAGCAAGCGGCAAGATTTGGAGCTAAGTTTGTTACTCGCAATGTATCGAGTATCGACTTGTCTAAACGACCCTTCAGAATGACGGTTGGCAAGGAGGAGTACTTAGCTCATTCGGTCATCATCTCGACAGGGGCCAGTGCCCGTTATTTGGGTCTGGAAAATGAAAAACGGTTGTTGGGAAAGGGTGTGTCGGCGTGTGCGACCTGTGATGGAGCTTTTTTTCGCGATCAAAATGTAACGGTGATCGGTGGGGGTGACACCGCTATGGAAGAGGCGATGTTTCTCACCCGCTTTGCGACGAAAGTATGGGTCATTCATCGTCGCGATTCATTTCGTGCCTCGAAAATCATGGCAGATCGGGTTCTCAACAACCCCAAAATTGAGGTACTATGGAATTCTGAGTTGAAAGATGTATTGGGTGACAACGAAGTGACGGGTATTCGCGTCTACAACAGCAAGACGGATGAAACCCAGGATTTGCCCATGGACGGTGTGTTTTTGGCCATTGGTCACAAACCCAATACAGAAATTTTTAAAGGACAGCTTGAGATGAATGAAACAGGATATCTGGTGACCCAAGCAAAAAGCACCTACACCTCAGTGGAGGGTGTATTCGCTGCAGGTGACGTTCAGGATCATGTCTATCGCCAGGCTATTTCAGCTGCGGGCACTGGATGTATGGCAGCAATCGACTGTGAGCGTTGGTTGGAAGCGCAGGAGCACAGTTGATAAGCCGCAGGTTCACGTTCTAAGGAGGGGACGAAGGCCATGTCCAAAAATAAGAAGATCGACACAAAGGACTTTCTCGACAAAGTCAAAAAAATGGCCAAAGACAGAATGTCCGAGGGAAAAGTGGTCTCTCTGGACTCCTTTCGTGGCCTGGAAAAGAAGGATCCCCATCGCATCCTGATTATTGAGGATGACGAGACCATGAGGGCAGCCCTCAAGCGCATATTTGTGGCCGATGGTTTTGAAGTGGTGACGGTAGCCGATGGTACTCACCTCACCCAGGTGTTGGACGATTCCCCTATTGACCTTGTGATTCTTGATATAGGCTTGCCATGGATCAATGGATTTGAGTTGGCCCAACTGATGAAGGAAGATCAGGACTTGCGGCGCATCCCTCTGATTTTTGTTTCGGGTCGCACTAGCGATTTAGATGTGCGCAAAGGCTTTGAGCTAGGGGCCGTGGACTACATCAAAAAGCCCTTTGATGTGGAGAAGATCCGCAAAACAGTACAAACTCTACTAAAACTGAATAAGTAGCAGATCCCGCAAAACACGGGGGCTGAATCGATCTTCTGGGCGAGCCTAGTGGGTGACTTTTCCTTCCAATTCCTTTGGAACTCCCTTGGGAATCGCGCTCAGAAGTTTCTTTGTGTAGTCATCCTTAGGATTCTCATAAATCTCAACCGCATCGGCCATTTCAACCACTTGTCCTTTATTCATCACGGCAAGTTCATCAGAAATGAACTTCACAACCGCCAAGTCGTGGGAAATGAAAATATAGGTCAGATTAAACTCTTCCTGGAGGTCCAAGAGGAGATTCAAGATCTGAGATTGGATGGACACATCCAAGGCTGAAACAGACTCGTCACAAATGATGAATTCAGGCTCAACAGCCAGTGCGCGAGCAATGCAGATTCTTTGGCGCTGGCCGCCGGAGAATTCGTGGGGGTAGCGATTAAGCATACTGCGATCCAGGCCCACTCTTTCCATCAGGCGGCCCGCCATCTCAATGCGCTCGGTTTTATTTTTGCCAAGATTGTGAATCACCATGGGCTCCATGATGGCAGCCCCGACCGTCATGCGTGGGTTCAGTGAGGCATAGGGGTCTTGAAAGATAATCTGCATTTTGCGACGCATGGCCCGCAGCTCGTTGCGGTCCAGTCCCGTTAATTCTTTGCCATTATAGATGATCTCGCCGCCAGTGGGCTCAATAAGGCGCAGAATCGTGCGTCCCAGCGTAGTCTTCCCACATCCCGATTCTCCCACCAGGCCAAGCGTGCGGCCCCGACGAACCTTGAGGCTCACATCGTCCACAGCTTTCACCCATGATAGAACATTGCCAAAAATACCCTTCTTAAGCGGGAAATGCTTTTTGACATTGCGAATTTCCAGCACCACAGGATTTTCCTGGTCATTGAAAGGGCGAACACCCTTTGTTTGGTTGACGCTCGACATATCAAAAGACTTTTCCTTGCCGTCTTCGGTCATAAAATCTGAAACTGTGGGCAGACGGTGGGGATTGCGATCCAATCGAGGGCGACAAGCCAAAAGACCCTTTGTATAGGGGTGTTTGGGGTGGGTGAAAAGATCCATGGACTTCTCATTTTCGACGATGTCACCGCGATACATGACCACCACTTCGTCGGCGATATCAGCGATCACCCCTAAATCGTGAGTAATGAAGAGCACGGACATTTTGTATTTAGCCTGAAGGTCGGCCAAAAGATCCAAAATCTGCTTTTGAATGGTCACATCAAGGGCCGTTGTCGGCTCGTCAGCAATCAACAGGTCTGGCTCACAGGCGATGGCCATGGCGATCATCACCCGCTGGCGCTGTCCACCACTCATTTCGTGAGGGTAAGAATCGATCCGTTCAGAAGGATTGGGAATGCCAACCTGGTCCAGAAGATCTAGGGATTTGGCCAAGGCTTGCTTGCGATCCAGACTTTGGTGAAGCATCAGGGTTTCAGCGATTTGATCCCCCACAGTAAATACCGGGTTCAGGCTTGTCATGGGCTCTTGAAAAATCATGGAGATCCGGTTGCCACGAACCTTACGCATATCGGCTTCGCTGGCTTTGACCAGATCCTGCCCCTCAAACCAGATGGAGCCAGTGGTGATTTTTCCAGGAGGGTTGGGGATCAGCTTCATGATGGCCAAAGAGGTAACACTCTTTCCCGATCCAGACTCGCCTACCAAGCCGACAGTCTTTCCCTTTGGAATGTTAAAGGAGATATTTTTTACCGCCTTAACAATGCCGTCGTCGGTTTTGAAATCAACAGAGAGATTTTCAATTCTCACCAAGGTGTCCGCAGAATTCATCGCTTCCCGCCTTATTTATTTTTCAGTTTGGGATCAAGGGCATCCCTAAGTGCATCATTAAACAAGTTAAAGGCCAATACCAGAAAGAACATAAAGAGGGTGGCAGCCAAAAGGCCCCACCACACTTCACGAGCCAACTCCTGCTTGGCGTAGTTGATCATGGTCCCCCACGAAGGAGTGCCCGGCTCAACGCCAAGTCCCAGGTAGCTCAGAATTACTTCGCCTTTGACGGCGCCCACAAAGCCCAAGCTGAAGTTAATCAAGATCAAGTGGGAAACATTGGGGAGAATGTGGAGAAAGATCCTCCTGGCATTACTTGCCCCCAGGGCAAAAGCTCCTTGTACATATTCACGATCCCGGTGTTTCATAAACTCAGCGCGCACCACACGGCAGAGGCCGACCCAGCTGGTAAGACCAATGGCAATACAAAGTGTCTTGAGGCTCGGGCCCATGACCAGAGAAAAGGCCACAACCAGAAGGATGTAGGGAATGGTGTCGATGGTGGTGTAAAACCATACAATGAGATCATCAATTTTGCCGCCAAAGTAACCGGCAATGGAACCAAAAAAAGTACCTATGACAATTGCCAGGCCGGCACCAAAAAATCCCACAGTCAAAGAGGTTAGGGTTCCGTGGGCGGCACGAGCCAGTACATCGCGACCAAAAATGTCGGTGCCAAACCAGTGCGCCCACGTTGGGGCCTGGTAAGCAAGGTCGTGGCTGGTTTCATTATAGTTGGTGAAGATGATCCCGGCTCCGCAAAGAGCTGCCATCAGCACATACCCAACCATTACAAAAAAGCAAATGACGGCTACACGGTCCTTTTTGATGCGGCGGTAGGCATCCCACCACAATGAGTTGCGTAGGCCCCTAGTGGAAATCGTTGCGCTCTGTGCTGAAGCTGTGGCTGTTTGAACGGTACTCATCGACACACCTACCTCAACTGAATCTTAGGATCGACGACCGCATAGAGGACATCGGAGAGAAGTTGAAAGAACATGTACAAAATAGCACCCATAAAGGTCATGGCTTTAATTACAGGAAAGTCGGAGTTCTGAATACCCTGAAAGACCAAGCCTCCTAAGCCGGGAATGCCAAAGAAAGATTCAATCAAAAGAGAGCCCGTAATCAGGTAGGGCATCTGCATGACGACCAGGGTGATAATGGTCACCATCGCGTTACGTAATACGTGTTTGAACAAAATGGTTTTGGTGTCCAAACCTTTTGAGCGGGCCGTGCGCACATAGTCCTGATAGATCTCATCAAGAAAGGCTGTGCGATAAAAGAGAATGTTGCCGCCCAAGGAGAGGGAAACAAATATGATTGTCGGCAATATCAAGTACTCCCAGCGGCCAACCCAACTTGGGTCCCAGCCGGCAATGGGAAAAAGATCTAACTTATAAGCCAGGTAATACTGCCCATAGAGAATGTAGACCAGAGAGCTCAGGCTCATCAGGGCCAAACAAATAACCATCACAGACTTATCGAATAAGGTGCCACGCAAATGGGCGGTCAGCAATGCTAGTGATATGGTAATAAACAATGTTAGCAAGAAGGCAGGAATGGTCAGGCTTAAACTGACGCCAACACCATCGGCAATCATGGTCGAAATCAACTGCTTGGTCGACCAGCTACGGCCGTAATCAAAAGTCACGATCTGCTTAACAAAAAACAGGTACTGCATGTGGAGAGGGCGATCAAGCCCCAGCTCCTTTTGAATCTGGGCGATTTGCTCAGGAGAGGCATGTTTTCCGGCGGCCTGAGCTGCAGGGTCTCCACCTGCCACGTTAAACAGCAGGAAGGTGACAATGGTGATCCCGAACATAATCGGGATCATATACAGGGCTCGCCGGATTACATACTTCAGCATTAGAGTTTCGCCTTCAAATCTCCCTGTGCCTTGGTGTCAACGCGCAGGTATTTAAATGTGTCGTTCACAATCGAGTGAGACTTATAGTTCTTCAACCAGCCGTGATAGAGGCGGTAGCCCAAGCGGTGAACGCCGGGAACCCACGGAGACTGCTCAACCACGATATCGCGCATGCGCTGATAAACCTTTGTGCGGTCCGCACCTGGGGGCATCAGAGCCGCCTTTTCATACAGGTCGTCGAACTCTTTGTTCTTAAAGTTGGAACCGTTGGGTCCTGGGCTGGAGTTCTTGCCGTACAGCAGCTGCAGGAAGTTTTCCGCATCTGGATAGTCGGCCAACCATGCAATTCCCCAGATCTGGGCCTTCTTGTCGCGAATCTTTTCGGTGAACTGAGGCCAGGAAGACTGCTCAATCTTAACCTCGACACCAATCTGTTGCATATTGAGTTTGAAAAACTCAGCCATTTGCGCGGCAGTCGAAGAGTTGGTGGTTGAGAAAGTCAGAGCAGGAAGGTTTTTGCCGTCGGGAAACCCGGCCTTGGCTAAGAGCTCTTTGGCTTTTTCAACATCAAATTTTTTGTAGGGATTTTCAAATTTGGGATCGTAGGCATCAACTCCAGGGGGAATTGGGCTATGAGCAGTGACGGCCCGGCCATTGTAGAACTTCTCAATGGAGGTGGGAGTGTCAATGGCCATGGAAATGGCTTTACGCAAATTCTCGTTTTTACCGATTAGTGGGTCCAGCATGTTGAAGGCCGTGTAGGTCACGTCGGGCTCGACAGTTACTTCCAGCTGCATGCCCTTTTTCTTCATGTCCTCAGACAGATTGTTGTTTACAACTGCACTGTCGAAGTTGTCCTTGGGGATGCCCAGGATATCCAGCTGACCCTTTTGGAACTTCAACCAGGCCGGTTGATCCTCAATGATCTCGTGGAAAACCAGCTTGTCGACGAATGGCAACTTTTTGCCAGCATCGGCGAGAAGACCGTTGGCCTCGTCGGAAGCTTCGCCCTCAGTCGGATAGGTGTGGCCTGACCAGTTGGGGTTCTTAACCAAAACAACTTTGCTGTTTCGCACCCAGCTTTCAAATTTAAAAGGGCCTGTACCAACAGGGTGGTTGAGGAACTCTTTTCCATATTTATCAACAGCTTCTTTGGGAACGACAGAGGCGTAGCCCATTGCCAGCACATAATGCAGTTGATAGTAAGGCTTTGTGAGCTTAATCACCAATGTGTGATCATTGGTGGCCGTAATGCCTTCAATCTCGTCTTCAAATTTACCTTCGCCCTTGGAAAGTTTCTCGCGCCATTTATCCAAACCGACGATACGCCCTTCGAAAATCCATGCGCCATCTGAGGCCGCAGCAGGGTCCATCAGACGCTTCCAGGAGTAAATGAAATCCTGGGCTGTGATGTCGCGGCCCTTTCCTTCTGGGAAGGCGGGGTCGTCATGGAACTTAACCCCTTTACGGATTTTAAACGTGTGAGTGAGGCCGTCTTTGGTAACTTCCGGTAGGCTCTCAGCTAACAGGGGGGCCAACTCAAGAGGGCGCTTCAGGTAGTGGTAGTGAACCAGAGTTTCATAAATTTGAGAAACAACACTGTTGGAGTAAGTGTCGCTGGCGTAAACCGGATCCAACCCTTTGAGGTTGGCGCGCAGAACAGCATTGATTGTGTTCTCGCCTTCTGATGATTTTTTCGTACACGATGTTGTGGTCAATCCAAGGACTAAAACCAAGGCGGTCGTCATCCATGCTAGGGGCTTGAAACTTGCCATTTCCTCCTCCTTCCAAAGGTCCGTGTTGTGTAGCGTTATGGGTGATCAAAGTCAACGATCAGTGCGCCTACGGAGTGGGTTGTGCAGAATGTTATTTAGCTAAAATCTGATGGAGTTCTGAAAAGTATCGAATGCGATACGTGGCGCCCGCCTGCATAAGTTCTTCGATTGGGCCATAGCCAAAATCCACCGCCACACAGGGGATTTGGCAGGCCTTTGCGCCCCCAACATCAGGGAATCCGTCTCCCACCATGTAAGCATTTTCAGATGAAACTCCAGCCTTGGCCATGGCCGTCAACAGAGGCATAGGGTGGGGCTTTTTGTGCTGGAGTGAATCTCCGCCAATGAGAGCCACCCAGGGCAGGTCCATCAGGCCCAGATGATCAAGGATTTTTGGGATAAACCGCTCTCGCTTATTGGAAACCACGGCAATCTGGTAGGGGCAGTCTCGCAAAAATTCCACCGCGTCCCTGAGTGGGCGGGGGTTGTTCAGCACGTGGCGATCGTAGACGTCCAGGAATTCCCGCTCAATGGTTTTGAGTTGTAGCAAATCCGCAGCGGTCTCCGGAGCAATGGCCTGGACCAACTCGGCGAGGCCCCGCCCGATGTAGTTGATGATGGTTTCTTCAGGCAGCGCCGGTGCCTTTTTGATTGCAAGAAATTCATTCACAGCAGCCACAATATCGGGGCCTGTGTCGATAAGAGTGCCGTCGAAATCAAACATTAACAATGGAGTCATGAAAAATAGATAAGAAAGATGGGACAATTTGTAAACCAAAACCTGGAGTGCCATAAAACAGATTCAAAAGGAGGTCGAAAATGAAAGGTTGGACTCTTGTGACTGGCGCCTCGGGCGGAATTGGTTTGGATATGGCCGAAATGTTCGCCGAGAAGGGGCATAATCTCATACTTGTCGCCCGCTCGGAGGATAAGCTGAAGGCATTGGCCGGGACACTGAAAGAAAAATACAAAATTGAAGCCGAAGTCATTCCCTGTGACCTAGGGGTCCCCCGGGGAGCCGAGGCTCTTTACAAAGCGACACAGGACAAAGGCTTCAAAGTTCAGGTCTTGGTCAATAATGCGGGATTTGGTGAAATGGCGCCGTTTGCAAAGATGAGCGCGGGCCGAGTGAAACAAATGGTTCAACTCAATATTGCCACACTCGTCGACCTTTGCCACCTGTACCTTCAGGGCATGGAAGAGTTTGAAAAGGGTGCGGGAATTCTCAACGTGGCCTCAACCGCAGCCTTTCAACCCGGCCCGGAAATGAGCCTCTACTACGCCACCAAAGCCTTTGTTTTGTCTTTCAGTGAAGGCTTGCATGAGGAGATGAAGCCCAAGGGCATTCACGTGTCGGCTTTGTGTCCCGGTCCGACCCGAACTCAGTTTATGGCGGAGGCCGGAATAGAGGACGGCGCCATGTTCAAGCTTCCTATTGTCCTGGATTCAAAGCCAGTGGCTCGCGCCGGGGTGAATGGATTCTTGCGCAATAAGGCTATTGTTGTTCCTGGATTTGGCAATCGCAGTCTGATTTTCTCTCTCCGGTTGACACCGAGGTCATGGGTGCGGTGTATGGTTAAGAGTTTGCACAAGACGGCTGTGAAGTCGGCCGAACAATGACGGGTCTTGTAGGAGTAAAGAATGCCTGCAAATAGCTGGGGATCACGATTTGTGGTGACAAGCTTTGGTGAAAGCCACGGTGAGGCCATGGGTGTGGTCATCGATGGCTGTCCCGCAGGCGTTCCATTTGACCGAGAGCTGTTGCTGCATAACCTGCAGAGGCGCAGACCCGGCCAGCACGGAGATCCGCAGCGGGTGGTGTCCGTCCGATCTGAGGAGGATATGCCCCAGATACTCAGTGGTATCTTTGCCGATAAGACTCTGGGGACTCCAATTGCTTTGCTGGTTTATAACAAAGACCAACGATCACAGGACTATGATCAAATCGCCCACCAGCCACGCCCGGGTCATGCCGATGATGTGTGGCGCGAGAAGTTTACCCACGTCGATCATCGTGGCGGCGGTCGGGCTTCGGGGCGCGAAACCCTTTCGCGGGTGATGGCCGGTTCTGTGGCCCAGATGTACCTGAGAGCTGTTACCCCAGAAACTCGCGTGACAGCAAAGGCTCTGCAGATTGGACCCGTTCATCTTCAGGGCTCAGAGGTGATGACCCCTGAAGTGATTGATCTTTTGCAGAAGGCCCGAGCCGAGGGGAGAAGTTATGGCGGCAGAGTTTTGCTGACCATCACTCAGCCCCCAGCTTCGCTAGGCCAGCCGGTTTTTCATAAGCTCAAGGCGGATCTGGCTTCAGCGATTATGGGGATTGGCGCGGTCAACGGCATTGAAATCGGCGCTGGCGTTGTAGCAGCTGATGCCGAAGGAAGTGAATTTCACTCTCGTCCCGAACAAGATCAGTACGGCGGCATCAGAGGCGGGATCAGCACAGGTGAAGAGATTCAGATAACTGTTAGCTTCAAGCCGACGGCAACAGTCCTTGATCAGGCCAAGGCAGGTCGACACGACCCTTGCATCATTCCCAGAGCCTTGCCTGTCCTAGAAGCCATGGTGAACCTGGTTTTGGCCGACCATTACCTGTGGCGATTAACAGACAAAATCTAAAGAGGCCGATTTTAAGTGTTCAACCAAATCAGGAGTGGGCAGTTGGAGAAGGCGATGCTTCGGTGGCCACGGGAGTGGAAATAGAGGCCAAAAACTTTTCCACCCGGGGTTTGTATTCGTTAGGTGCGCGGCTCAGGCCCTGAAGATGACCGATTTCCGGAATGCTCAACACCTCGACGGCCAGGTGATCCAAGCCCTCCAAATATTCTTCCAGCGCTCGGGTAGAGACCATTTGGTCGTTCCAGGCGCGGACACTTAGAATTGGAAAGTCCTGAGGCAGATTCCTCAGGCGCGGTTTGGAATCGGGTAGAAAACTGGAGCCGCCTAAAAGTTCATAGACGAGAAAGGCCATGGCGCCGCGAAGAACCGGGTTTTTGATTTTAAACTCGTGAGTAAAGTAATTCCAATAGCCGCGCCGAACCTGGGTGAACGGACCACCTTCACAGACACAGCCCTTGATTTCGCCTTTAGGTCTTTCAGAGGCAGCATTGAGGGTGGCGCCCGATGGGCTGGAAAAACTCATAAGAATTTTTGGGCGATCAACTGCATTCAAAATGTCGGTGATCTGCTCCTCCCATACCTTGGCTACGCCAAATTTGTAATCTCTTGTCATTGGCAAGCGCAGGATCTGCCAGGGTGAGGCCAGGCGAAGTTGAAAGGCGACGGCATCAAAGCCCAACTCATTGACAAAACTGATGTGTCTTCCCAGGGTCTGTGGGGAGCCTCCAAAGTGATGGACAAAGACAATCACTTCTTGGTAGCGCCGATTTTCGGCGGCCTTAAAGACTCCAGAATGGGGAAGCTCCACGCTTAGCTATCTTTCCCTGGCCATAGTTCACGCCAGTTTCCAATGGTTGATTCGGAAACAGCTGTTTCATGGAGAACGCGTCGGCTAACTTCCACCTGCTCCAAAGCTGTCTCGGACAGAACCTTACCACAAGCTTCCACAATCGCCACCTCATCAATGCCATGATATGCATAAACGTCTACGGGGCGGCCACAGCGAGAATGCTTGCGCACAGCCAGAGACTCATGCCTCACCCCGATGATGGAGCCCAGATTGTCTAACAACCCCGGTTCACCATCGTGGACACTAACAACTGGAATTCTTCGGCCGGCCAGGGTGGCCATCTCGGCTCTCTCAGTGGAACCGTTCAGGTAGGGAACCAAGTGCAAGTTGCCATTCACACCGAGGGTGATTCTCAAGTGTGAATAATCAGTTTCATGTCCAAGGTTGCCGACCAACAAATCTGGGCTGGTGACGACAACGACGTTGGCGTAAACTCCTTTTTTAAGCAGGATCTCGGATGCTTCAATGGCTTCTTTGGTCATAGCACCCATGGCAAAGAGATTGACCACATTGTCACCAGGCTCGTAACCAGCATAGCCGCGATAATCAATCAAGTAGTAGGCCCCAGCTAAGACGTCCTGGCGGACAGTTTCCATCATGGAGTCCTCATCGATTGTCGCCACGTCATTGACCGAAATGCAGCCCGGGATCTCAATGTCGGCAGGGCTCAGCGATGTGCCCTCATCCAGGCCGGTTTTAAAGCGTCGTTGGCGGCTCAGGTATTTTAGGAAGTCCTTTTGTTCAATCCCGCGGGTCACGCCACGAATAATCACGCCAGAGCGACCTTGGTTATCATAGGTGAGGTGGCGGTGCATGGATTCACACAAAATCCAATCTAACTCCTGACAGAAGTAAGGTTCCCAGGTGATCTGATTAGGAACCTGGAGATCCGACTTCCAACCATGTTGAGCACCTTCAGG from Pseudobdellovibrionaceae bacterium encodes the following:
- a CDS encoding (2Fe-2S)-binding protein; this translates as MATITLARSQFKITSQAKATLMESLLSAGRPVASSCGGEGVCGRCRVQVVSGSENLSAETMVETRRKNELAIPAGERLSCQAYVLGDVSVDAPYW
- a CDS encoding SDR family oxidoreductase is translated as MAVLGASRGFGRAFCHRIWDDSEDRKLLLMARKAELLQELKDDLNDAEKHQNTKPNLVEYFACDFSSEAGQIQAFHQLELFHPQRIFYFAGGGPYGAFEKKSWKDHVWAWTVTFVFAARVVHWAMQHEVEQVVLIGSAISEAQGDPRAASYSSAKHGLLGLVRSIHLENPAFDLRVFSPGYMDTDLLPAHAPPRHSEEMKSPEEVVEVLWKWVNEESQTYHYVFA
- the trxB gene encoding thioredoxin-disulfide reductase, which translates into the protein MSETNVKDVVIIGSGPAGLTAAIYTARANLNPLVIEGEESGGQLMTTNDVENFPGFPEGVTGPELMSLVRKQAARFGAKFVTRNVSSIDLSKRPFRMTVGKEEYLAHSVIISTGASARYLGLENEKRLLGKGVSACATCDGAFFRDQNVTVIGGGDTAMEEAMFLTRFATKVWVIHRRDSFRASKIMADRVLNNPKIEVLWNSELKDVLGDNEVTGIRVYNSKTDETQDLPMDGVFLAIGHKPNTEIFKGQLEMNETGYLVTQAKSTYTSVEGVFAAGDVQDHVYRQAISAAGTGCMAAIDCERWLEAQEHS
- a CDS encoding response regulator, coding for MSKNKKIDTKDFLDKVKKMAKDRMSEGKVVSLDSFRGLEKKDPHRILIIEDDETMRAALKRIFVADGFEVVTVADGTHLTQVLDDSPIDLVILDIGLPWINGFELAQLMKEDQDLRRIPLIFVSGRTSDLDVRKGFELGAVDYIKKPFDVEKIRKTVQTLLKLNK
- a CDS encoding ABC transporter ATP-binding protein; this translates as MNSADTLVRIENLSVDFKTDDGIVKAVKNISFNIPKGKTVGLVGESGSGKSVTSLAIMKLIPNPPGKITTGSIWFEGQDLVKASEADMRKVRGNRISMIFQEPMTSLNPVFTVGDQIAETLMLHQSLDRKQALAKSLDLLDQVGIPNPSERIDSYPHEMSGGQRQRVMIAMAIACEPDLLIADEPTTALDVTIQKQILDLLADLQAKYKMSVLFITHDLGVIADIADEVVVMYRGDIVENEKSMDLFTHPKHPYTKGLLACRPRLDRNPHRLPTVSDFMTEDGKEKSFDMSSVNQTKGVRPFNDQENPVVLEIRNVKKHFPLKKGIFGNVLSWVKAVDDVSLKVRRGRTLGLVGESGCGKTTLGRTILRLIEPTGGEIIYNGKELTGLDRNELRAMRRKMQIIFQDPYASLNPRMTVGAAIMEPMVIHNLGKNKTERIEMAGRLMERVGLDRSMLNRYPHEFSGGQRQRICIARALAVEPEFIICDESVSALDVSIQSQILNLLLDLQEEFNLTYIFISHDLAVVKFISDELAVMNKGQVVEMADAVEIYENPKDDYTKKLLSAIPKGVPKELEGKVTH
- a CDS encoding ABC transporter permease, encoding MSTVQTATASAQSATISTRGLRNSLWWDAYRRIKKDRVAVICFFVMVGYVLMAALCGAGIIFTNYNETSHDLAYQAPTWAHWFGTDIFGRDVLARAAHGTLTSLTVGFFGAGLAIVIGTFFGSIAGYFGGKIDDLIVWFYTTIDTIPYILLVVAFSLVMGPSLKTLCIAIGLTSWVGLCRVVRAEFMKHRDREYVQGAFALGASNARRIFLHILPNVSHLILINFSLGFVGAVKGEVILSYLGLGVEPGTPSWGTMINYAKQELAREVWWGLLAATLFMFFLVLAFNLFNDALRDALDPKLKNK
- a CDS encoding ABC transporter permease, which codes for MLKYVIRRALYMIPIMFGITIVTFLLFNVAGGDPAAQAAGKHASPEQIAQIQKELGLDRPLHMQYLFFVKQIVTFDYGRSWSTKQLISTMIADGVGVSLSLTIPAFLLTLFITISLALLTAHLRGTLFDKSVMVICLALMSLSSLVYILYGQYYLAYKLDLFPIAGWDPSWVGRWEYLILPTIIFVSLSLGGNILFYRTAFLDEIYQDYVRTARSKGLDTKTILFKHVLRNAMVTIITLVVMQMPYLITGSLLIESFFGIPGLGGLVFQGIQNSDFPVIKAMTFMGAILYMFFQLLSDVLYAVVDPKIQLR
- a CDS encoding ABC transporter substrate-binding protein, producing MASFKPLAWMTTALVLVLGLTTTSCTKKSSEGENTINAVLRANLKGLDPVYASDTYSNSVVSQIYETLVHYHYLKRPLELAPLLAESLPEVTKDGLTHTFKIRKGVKFHDDPAFPEGKGRDITAQDFIYSWKRLMDPAAASDGAWIFEGRIVGLDKWREKLSKGEGKFEDEIEGITATNDHTLVIKLTKPYYQLHYVLAMGYASVVPKEAVDKYGKEFLNHPVGTGPFKFESWVRNSKVVLVKNPNWSGHTYPTEGEASDEANGLLADAGKKLPFVDKLVFHEIIEDQPAWLKFQKGQLDILGIPKDNFDSAVVNNNLSEDMKKKGMQLEVTVEPDVTYTAFNMLDPLIGKNENLRKAISMAIDTPTSIEKFYNGRAVTAHSPIPPGVDAYDPKFENPYKKFDVEKAKELLAKAGFPDGKNLPALTFSTTNSSTAAQMAEFFKLNMQQIGVEVKIEQSSWPQFTEKIRDKKAQIWGIAWLADYPDAENFLQLLYGKNSSPGPNGSNFKNKEFDDLYEKAALMPPGADRTKVYQRMRDIVVEQSPWVPGVHRLGYRLYHGWLKNYKSHSIVNDTFKYLRVDTKAQGDLKAKL